Proteins from one Gasterosteus aculeatus chromosome 11, fGasAcu3.hap1.1, whole genome shotgun sequence genomic window:
- the hmox1a gene encoding heme oxygenase 1a, which translates to MFKPELCVSSNTSHATRQALHTRLYKRAARTRWTFSSAALTRGPARRRSCTEYPSLCQMETMKSARTNETGDIGSDLSEQVKAATKDSHVRAENTQLMLSYQKGDITLPQYKVLLCSLHEIYKALEEELDRNSAHPAVAPIYFPQELARLETLERDLEHFLGSDWRKKVVVPGATHRYQQRLRRIGKERPELLVAHAYTRYLGDLSGGQVLGKITQKSLGLSSKEGLSFFSFPGVSSANRFKQLYRSRMNSIELTEEERAAVLEEAVAAFELNIQVFDDLQKMLSVTTEMGDGSTVNAGQKTSAFPSLPIMHTVGLCVALITIGLGIYSL; encoded by the exons ATGTTTAAGCCGGAGCTGTGTGTCAGCAGTAACACTTCCCATGCAACTCGGCAGGCGCTGCACACCAGGCTGTATAAAAGAGCTGCGAGGACTCGGTGGACCTTTAGCTCCGCGGCGCTGACAAGAGGACCTGCCAGAAGACGCAGCTGTACGGAATATCCCAGTTTATGTCAG ATGGAGACCATGAAGAGTGCGAGGACCAACGAGACAGGGGACATTGGCAG TGATCTATCAGAGCAGGTCAAAGCCGCCACTAAGGACAGCCACGTCcgagctgaaaacacacagctgaTGCTGAGCTACCAGAAGGGTGACATCACCCTGCCTCAGTACAAG GTGCTGCTGTGTTCCCTCCACGAGATCTACAAAGCGCTGGAAGAGGAGCTAGACAGGAATTCTGCCCATCCCGCCGTCGCACCGATATACTTCCCTCAGGAACTCGCCCGTCTGGAGACCCTCGAGAGGGATCTGGAGCACTTCCTGGGGTCCGACTGGAGGAAGAAGGTGGTCGTTCCCGGAGCCACGCACAGATACCAACAGAGACTCCGACGG ATTGGCAAAGAGAGGCCTGAGCTGTTGGTGGCCCATGCTTACACGCGTTACCTCGGCGACCTTTCGGGAGGTCAAGTGCTGGGGAAAATCACCCAGAAATCTCTAGGGCTGAGCAGCAAAGAGGGGCTttcgtttttctcttttcccggCGTGAGCAGCGCCAACCGCTTCAAGCAGCTGTACAGGAGCCGGATGAACAGCAtcgagctgacggaggaggagagggcggcGGTGCTGGAGGAGGCCGTCGCCGCCTTCGAGCTTAACATCCAG GTTTTTGATGACTTGCAGAAAATGTTGAGTGTCACAACCGAGATGGGGGACGGGTCAACGGTCAACGCCGGCCAAAAAACGTCTGCGTTCCCATCTTTACCCATCATGCACACCGTGGGATTGTGTGTGGCTCTCATCACTATTGGACTGGGAATCTACTCCTTGTAG
- the mcm5 gene encoding DNA replication licensing factor MCM5: MSGFDDPGVYYSDSFGGGDGHGGDEGGLKKIQIKKRFREFLRQFRVGTDRTGFTYKYRDELKRHYTLGEYWVEVEMEDLASFDEDLSDCLYKVPSENLPMLEEAAKELADEVTRPRPVGEETVQDIQVMLRSDAHHASIRGLKSEQVSRLVKVHGIIISATPVRAKATKVCLQCRSCRHLINNIPLPPGLQGYALPRKCNQENPGRAKCPVDPYFIIPDRCVCVDFQTLRLQESPDAVPHGEMPRHMQLYCDRYLCDRVVPGNRVTIVGIYSIKKMAAVKPHGREKSSGVGIRASYLRVVGIQVDTEGAGRGATGSVTPQEEEELRALSASPNVYGSLARSVAPSIYGSEDLKKAITCLLFGGSRKRLPDGLTRRGDINLLMLGDPGTAKSQLLKFVERCSPIGVYTSGKGSSAAGLTASVLRDPHTRGFIMEGGAMVLADGGVVCIDEFDKMREDDRVAIHEAMEQQTISIAKAGITTTLNSRCSVLAAANSVFGRWDDTKGEDNIDFMPTILSRFDMIFIIKDHHDHQRDMTLARHVMNVHLSAQTQTEGVEGEIPLATFKKYIAYSRTKCGPRLSAAAAEKLKNRYVVMRSGAREHERESDKRPSIPITVRQLEAVVRIAESLAKMKLQAVAGEEEVDEALRLFQVSTLDAALSGSLSGVEGFTSQEDQEMISRVEKQMKRRFAIGSQVSEHSIVQDITKQKYPEHAIYKVLQLMLRRGELQHRMQRKVLYRVK; encoded by the exons AGATGAGCTGAAGAGACACTACACACTGGGGGAGTactgggtggaggtggagatggaggatCTGGCCAGCTTTGACGAGGACCTGTCAGACTGTCTCTACAAGGTGCCATCGGAGAACCTGCCGATG CTGGAGGAAGCTGCGAAGGAGTTGGCCGACGAGGTGACCCGCCCCCGGCCCGTGGGGGAGGAGACCGTCCAGGACATCCAGGTCATGCTGAGGAGCGACGCGCATCACGCCTCCATCCGTGGCCTCAAG TCGGAGCAGGTGTCCCGTCTGGTGAAGGTGCACGGCATCATCATCTCGGCCACGCCAGTGAGGGCGAAGGCCACCAAGGTGTGTCTGCAGTGCCGCAGCTGTCGCCACCTCATCAACAACATCCCTCTGCCCCCGGGCCTGCAGGGTTACGCCCTGCCACGCAAGTGCAATCA AGAGAATCCTGGAAGGGCAAAGTGTCCCGTTGACCCCTACTTCATCATCCCGGACCGCTGCGTTTGCGTTGACTTCCAGACGCTGCGCCTGCAGGAGTCCCCGGACGCCGTGCCTCACGGAGAGATGCCCCGTCACATGCAGCTCTACTGCGACCG gtatCTGTGTGACCGCGTGGTCCCGGGCAACCGAGTGACCATCGTGGGTATCTACTCCATCAAGAAGATGGCCGCCGTGAAGCCCCATGGCAGAGAGAAGAGTTCCGGCGTGGGCATCCGTGCGTCCTACCTGCGAGTGGTTGGCATCCAGGTGGACACGGAAGGAGCAG GACGTGGCGCGACTGGCTCGGTCAccccacaggaggaggaggagctgagagcgCTGTCCGCCTCGCCAAACGTTTACGGCTCCCTGGCCCGCTCCGTAGCTCCCTCCATCTACGGCAGCGAAGATCTGAAAAAGGCCATCACCTGTCTGCTGTTTGGGGGTTCAAGGAAGAG GCTTCCCGACGGACTCACTCGCAGGGGGGACATCAACCTCCTGATGCTGGGAGATCCTGGCACGGCCAAGTCCCAGCTGCTGAAGTTTGTGGAGAGGTGCTCGCCTATCGGG GTGTATACCTCGGGGAAAGGCAGCAGTGCCGCGGGTCTGACCGCCTCTGTGCTGAGGGACCCCCACACCCGCGGGTTCATCATGGAGGGAGGGGCCATGGTGCTGGCCGATGGCGGAGTCGTGTGCATCGACGAGTTCGACAAG ATGCGAGAGGACGACCGAGTGGCCATTCACGAAGCCATGGAGCAACAGACCATTTCCATTGCCAAG GCGGGCATCACCACCACCCTGAACTCTCGCTGCTCCGTGCTGGCCGCCGCCAACTCTGTGTTCGGCCGCTGGGACGACACGAAGGGGGAAGACAACATCGACTTCATGCCAACCATCCTGTCCCGTTTTGACATGATCTTCATCATCAAAGACCACCACGACCATCAGCGGGACATG ACGCTTGCTCGTCACGTGATGAACGTTCACCTGAGCGCCCAGACGCAGACTGAGGGCGTCGAGGGTGAGATTCCACTGGCCACCTTCAAGAAATACATCGCCTATTCCAGAAC TAAGTGTGGCCCTCGGCTCTCCGCCGCGGCCGCCGAGAAGCTGAAGAACCGGTACGTGGTGATGAGGAGCGGAGCAAGGGAGCACGAAAGGGAGTCCGACAAAAGGCCCTCCATCCCCATCACCGTCAG GCAGCTGGAGGCCGTCGTGCGCATCGCAGAGTCGCTGGCCAAGATGAAGCTCCAGGCTGTGGccggagaggaagaggtggacGAGGCCCTCCGACTCTTCCAGGTGTCCACACTGGATGCTGCGCTGTCTGGAAGCCTTTCAG GAGTGGAGGGCTTCACTTCCCAGGAGGACCAGGAAATGATCTCGCGCGTTGAGAAGCAGATGAAGAGACGCTTCGCTATTGGCTCTCAAGTGTCCGAGCACAGCATCGTCCAAGACATCACCAAACAG AAGTATCCAGAGCACGCCATCTATAAAGTCCTGCAACTGATGTTGAGAAGGGGCGAGCTGCAGCACCGCATGCAGAGGAAAGTGCTCTACAGAGTCAAGTAG